The genome window AGCGGCCCAGGGTGAAGGGTGTGCGTGTCACGGTGCGCCTGCCGAGGCGGGTAAAACGAAAGGAAAGCCTCGATGATGGACCTCGCCAAGACCGCCGGGCTGTTCGCCCTCACTGCGCTGGCGGAGATCGTCGGCTGTTACTTGCCGTGGCTGGTGCTGAAGCAAGGCAGGACCGCATGGCTGCTGGTGCCCGCCGCGATCGCGCTCGCGCTGTTCGCCTGGCTGCTGACCCTGCATCCCACCGCGGCGGGGCGCACCTACGCCGCGTATGGCGGCATGTACATCACGGTGGCCCTCGCGTGGCTGTATTGGGTCGATGGCGTGACGCTGACGCGCTGGGACGTGACGGGGGCGGCCA of Nitrospirota bacterium contains these proteins:
- a CDS encoding YnfA family protein is translated as MDLAKTAGLFALTALAEIVGCYLPWLVLKQGRTAWLLVPAAIALALFAWLLTLHPTAAGRTYAAYGGMYITVALAWLYWVDGVTLTRWDVTGAAIALTGMAVIALQPATTT